From the genome of Cenarchaeum symbiont of Oopsacas minuta:
TAGTCTTCTTTTCATAGATGAAAACGTAGATTCTACATTACTACGTTTGCGATATATTTTCAAGAATCCTTGTAAATCATCACGATGCCATCGGAGCATCCTGCCCATTGCATCAAATCCTTTTACACGAATATTTTTTT
Proteins encoded in this window:
- a CDS encoding Transposase (many paralogues) codes for the protein KNIRVKGFDAMGRMLRWHRDDLQGFLKIYRKRSNVESTFSSMKRRLSGTLSARKLDTQKIELGFFVLCHNLHVLATI